From a single Terriglobia bacterium genomic region:
- a CDS encoding aldo/keto reductase: MKYRKFGRTGWAVSEMGYGMWGMAGWTGSDDEESLGSLQHAVDLGCNFFDTAWAYGDGRSEALLGRIVRANPGKKLYTATKIPPKNLQWPSRREYTLDDCFPPDHIEEYTHSSMKNAGLESFDLMQFHTWEDSWVADDRWSKTMDDLRRQGLIRAVGISINRWEPWNGVRAVRSGLVDAVQVIYNIFDQNPEDELFPACREMDVAVIARVPFDEGTLTGALTLDSKWPKDDWRNTYFVPENLKSSVEHVEALKPLAPRGMTMPEMALRFILGNPTVSTIIPGMRKLRHVESNIAASDAGALPPELQAQLARHRWVRQVTEWSQ, from the coding sequence ATGAAATACCGGAAGTTCGGAAGGACGGGCTGGGCGGTCAGTGAGATGGGATACGGCATGTGGGGAATGGCGGGCTGGACGGGTTCAGACGACGAAGAATCGCTCGGCTCCCTCCAGCATGCGGTGGACCTGGGCTGCAACTTCTTTGATACAGCCTGGGCGTACGGCGATGGCCGCAGTGAAGCACTGTTGGGCAGGATCGTCCGTGCCAATCCTGGCAAGAAGCTTTATACCGCGACGAAGATTCCGCCGAAGAACCTGCAGTGGCCCAGCCGGCGCGAGTACACGCTCGATGACTGTTTTCCGCCCGATCACATCGAAGAATACACGCACAGCAGCATGAAGAATGCCGGGCTTGAAAGTTTTGACCTGATGCAGTTCCACACCTGGGAAGATTCCTGGGTGGCGGATGACCGGTGGTCGAAAACGATGGACGATTTGCGGCGGCAAGGGCTTATCCGCGCGGTCGGGATCAGCATCAATCGTTGGGAGCCGTGGAACGGAGTGCGCGCCGTAAGGAGCGGCCTAGTGGATGCCGTGCAAGTCATCTACAACATCTTTGACCAGAATCCCGAGGATGAGCTTTTCCCAGCATGCCGAGAGATGGACGTCGCGGTGATAGCGAGGGTCCCGTTTGACGAGGGCACGCTGACGGGCGCCCTGACGCTCGATAGCAAATGGCCCAAGGATGACTGGCGCAACACCTATTTTGTTCCGGAGAACCTGAAGAGCAGCGTGGAACATGTTGAGGCGCTGAAGCCGCTGGCGCCCCGAGGAATGACCATGCCGGAAATGGCGCTGCGCTTTATCCTGGGCAATCCCACAGTCAGCACCATTATTCCAGGAATGCGGAAACTTCGACACGTTGAGTCGAACATCGCCGCCAGCGACGCCGGCGCGCTGCCTCCAGAACTCCAGGCGCAACTGGCCAGGCACCGCTGGGTTCGGCAGGTTACCGAATGGTCGCAGTAA
- a CDS encoding carboxypeptidase-like regulatory domain-containing protein, giving the protein MAVLSSFAVLLTLSPQAAFADVNARIQGTVTDPSGAVVKGVAITATNVATGVSKKVSSSSDGSFAFLSLPAPGVYTVTAERSGFKKFTAEQVELSLNQIYVLRIQMEIGAVTQEITVKAEPAQVQTTSMQLGATITGNAIVDIPLNGRNWISLQQTLPGVVAAIDFDFNFPTNGSRSQSNDFLINGNDANDLPLNTPLVIPSPDAIAEVRMITSTINPEYGRNGGAIMNAVTKSGSNAFHGDAFEFYRDPFLNARNFFLPEHALFHQNQYGGTLGGPLWKDHTFFFFSYQGTKNREPVAPGRGFAGGTTTVLTQGQRNGVFPDLATSSGFSAAPLAGEDGNTYPAGTPYSTLFPTGHIPTADIDPVAMGLVNKYMPLPNFGPTEFSWNPISVNNINQYITRIDQDFGANDSIFGYWLIEPETSLSDESFEGGSLPGFGESDNSKINNMNLNWAHVFSGNMLNEARVGYNRLNYPSAFPITPTQPSSVGFTGISPQLTSGAGVPCIDITGLKSDTAQCAFGFSVDGPQPRIDQTFQVTDNFSWIKGNHTLKFGFDMRRSAVENPFGFINNGYYDFSAPAGFPFTTGNPSADFLLGASDFYEQTSGGFIDARVQAYYSYAQDEWRVRPDLTVTYGLGWQINTPIKDIYNDGVAVNAFRPGQQSTVFPTAPEGLLFPGDSGITTSTYHTHYHDFGPRIGFAWSPGKSRKTSIRAGFGIYYNQSEEELTLENLQAPPFSLTDYGVSLTAVPNFGNPYASADGSIVIPNAFPFAPPKPGSTTVDFLPYEPMRLNVMDPNLRTQAAYNYNFNIERELPSQTILTAAYVGHQGRHLETAYELNPAGQAPGVNPACAAIPGCNAFQLGSYYPFGVPFRYDPTVFGSVGQQATDSNSNYNSLQITLNKRATHGLTFLATYAWSHSLDTSSSFENVGGFGEPNPFNLHSNYGDSSYDARQRFVVSYGYEVPSIRRFGSFNKIPSAITDGWRFAGATTFQAGFPVGLSDSSNGSFICYSSVSFYGCPDRPNVLGSVTKVDPRSSSYTDNALGLGSQDHYYFDPNSFAPETPGILGNAGRNFFHGPGINNTDLGIYKDTKITESTKVELRFEFFNIFNHTQFNNPSGNVSSVNFGRVLSARDPRIIQLAAKFYF; this is encoded by the coding sequence TTGGCAGTCTTATCTTCATTCGCGGTTTTGCTGACTCTGTCCCCGCAAGCGGCATTCGCCGATGTAAACGCCAGGATCCAGGGCACGGTCACAGATCCATCTGGAGCCGTGGTTAAGGGCGTGGCGATCACCGCCACAAACGTCGCCACGGGGGTCAGTAAGAAGGTGAGTAGTTCGTCTGACGGCTCCTTTGCCTTTTTGAGCCTTCCTGCTCCCGGAGTGTATACGGTCACGGCCGAGAGGAGCGGGTTTAAGAAGTTTACCGCGGAGCAGGTCGAGTTGTCTTTGAACCAGATTTACGTGCTCCGGATACAGATGGAAATTGGAGCAGTGACCCAAGAGATCACCGTAAAAGCGGAACCGGCCCAGGTTCAGACGACAAGCATGCAGCTTGGAGCTACCATTACGGGTAATGCGATTGTGGATATTCCTCTGAACGGACGCAACTGGATTAGCCTGCAGCAGACGCTTCCAGGGGTTGTGGCAGCCATTGATTTTGATTTCAATTTTCCTACGAATGGCTCCCGTTCGCAGTCCAACGATTTTTTGATCAACGGGAACGATGCAAACGATTTACCACTGAACACACCGTTGGTGATTCCGAGTCCCGACGCAATCGCCGAAGTTCGCATGATCACCAGCACGATTAATCCGGAATATGGCCGGAACGGTGGGGCCATCATGAACGCGGTCACCAAGTCAGGATCGAATGCATTCCACGGTGACGCCTTCGAGTTCTACCGCGACCCCTTCCTGAACGCTCGCAATTTCTTCCTGCCGGAACACGCTCTGTTCCACCAGAATCAGTACGGCGGTACCCTCGGCGGGCCTCTGTGGAAGGACCATACCTTCTTTTTCTTCTCTTACCAAGGAACCAAGAACCGCGAACCTGTGGCGCCGGGCCGTGGCTTCGCAGGCGGTACCACAACCGTACTAACACAGGGCCAGCGCAACGGCGTGTTCCCGGACCTGGCGACATCGTCGGGGTTCTCGGCCGCCCCGCTGGCCGGTGAAGACGGTAACACCTACCCGGCGGGGACACCTTATTCGACGCTGTTTCCGACCGGGCACATCCCAACCGCGGATATAGACCCCGTGGCAATGGGTTTGGTCAACAAGTACATGCCCCTCCCGAACTTCGGCCCCACGGAGTTCTCCTGGAATCCCATCTCTGTCAACAATATTAACCAATACATCACTCGAATCGACCAGGATTTTGGCGCCAACGACTCGATTTTTGGCTATTGGCTCATCGAGCCAGAAACTTCCCTGTCTGACGAGTCCTTCGAGGGCGGAAGCCTGCCCGGCTTCGGGGAATCGGATAACTCCAAGATTAACAATATGAACCTCAATTGGGCCCACGTCTTCAGCGGCAATATGCTGAATGAAGCCCGAGTTGGATACAACCGGCTGAATTACCCAAGCGCCTTCCCCATCACCCCGACTCAGCCCTCCTCGGTGGGCTTCACCGGAATCAGTCCGCAACTCACCTCGGGAGCTGGCGTGCCTTGCATCGACATTACTGGTCTCAAGTCAGACACGGCGCAATGTGCTTTTGGGTTCAGCGTCGATGGTCCACAACCGCGCATCGATCAGACCTTCCAGGTGACGGACAACTTCTCTTGGATTAAAGGAAACCACACCCTGAAGTTCGGCTTTGATATGCGGCGCTCGGCAGTAGAAAACCCATTTGGGTTCATCAACAACGGCTACTATGACTTTTCCGCCCCGGCAGGCTTCCCATTCACAACAGGGAATCCATCAGCGGATTTTCTGCTGGGAGCGTCAGACTTCTATGAGCAAACCAGCGGGGGGTTCATCGACGCACGGGTCCAGGCGTACTATTCATATGCCCAGGACGAATGGAGAGTCCGGCCCGATCTAACCGTCACCTATGGATTGGGTTGGCAGATCAATACGCCGATTAAGGACATTTACAATGACGGCGTGGCTGTCAACGCTTTCCGTCCAGGCCAGCAATCGACAGTCTTCCCTACGGCCCCGGAAGGTTTGTTGTTTCCCGGCGATAGCGGAATTACAACATCCACTTATCATACCCACTACCATGACTTCGGACCACGGATTGGCTTTGCGTGGAGCCCCGGCAAGTCACGAAAAACGAGCATTCGCGCAGGATTCGGAATTTATTACAATCAGTCTGAAGAGGAGCTCACACTAGAGAATCTGCAGGCTCCTCCGTTCTCGCTGACTGACTATGGCGTCTCCCTGACCGCGGTACCGAACTTCGGCAATCCTTACGCAAGCGCCGATGGAAGCATTGTGATTCCGAATGCGTTCCCCTTCGCACCCCCAAAGCCCGGAAGTACAACCGTTGATTTCCTCCCCTATGAGCCAATGCGGCTGAATGTGATGGATCCCAACCTCCGGACGCAGGCTGCGTACAACTATAATTTCAATATTGAACGCGAACTGCCAAGCCAGACGATCCTGACGGCGGCCTATGTCGGCCATCAAGGGCGACATCTTGAGACGGCGTACGAACTGAATCCCGCCGGCCAAGCCCCGGGCGTCAATCCTGCCTGCGCAGCGATCCCCGGATGCAACGCCTTCCAACTTGGCTCTTATTATCCGTTCGGTGTTCCCTTCAGGTACGATCCCACCGTTTTCGGATCAGTCGGGCAGCAGGCAACGGACTCAAACTCAAACTACAATTCGCTCCAAATTACCTTGAACAAGCGCGCCACCCACGGCCTCACTTTCCTGGCCACTTACGCCTGGTCGCACTCGCTTGATACGAGTTCTAGCTTCGAGAATGTTGGAGGATTTGGAGAACCCAATCCTTTCAATTTACATTCAAACTACGGCGATTCTTCCTATGACGCGAGACAGCGATTTGTCGTCAGCTACGGCTATGAAGTGCCAAGCATCCGGCGATTTGGATCCTTCAACAAAATTCCAAGCGCAATCACCGACGGCTGGAGGTTTGCTGGCGCCACGACGTTCCAGGCAGGGTTTCCGGTCGGGCTTTCAGACTCAAGCAACGGATCGTTCATCTGCTACTCTTCAGTCAGCTTCTATGGCTGCCCTGACCGCCCGAACGTGCTCGGTTCTGTAACTAAGGTCGATCCACGGTCCAGTTCGTACACCGACAATGCTCTCGGCCTGGGCTCTCAAGACCACTATTACTTTGACCCCAATAGTTTCGCACCCGAAACGCCGGGAATCCTCGGTAACGCGGGGCGCAACTTCTTCCACGGTCCTGGCATCAATAATACTGACCTTGGAATATACAAAGACACGAAGATTACCGAATCCACCAAAGTGGAACTGCGATTTGAATTTTTCAATATCTTCAATCACACCCAGTTCAATAACCCCAGCGGCAACGTCTCGTCGGTGAATTTCGGCCGTGTGCTTTCGGCGCGCGATCCGCGAATTATCCAGTTGGCGGCCAAGTTCTACTTCTAG
- a CDS encoding DUF2779 domain-containing protein, translating into MPSNDHSAVRLSKSRFMAGVQCLKRLYFQVHRPELAAQPEESALATLQQGQQVGELAREAFPGGVLVEADKLNLPEAVTRTAQLIADRDVKTIFEGTFRQDDIVVRTDILARGPQGGWRLVEVKASTEIKKHHPYDVSIQQYVLNASRLEISPCLMHVNREYVYDGQKYDLERLFTIRNMGPEVEKLRAKLPELIRQQRAVLSRPDPPEIAPGRHCEDPIRCEFYDHCNPELPDDHVQLLPAISATRLNQLAARGITSVHEIPADFPLSARQRRACHCVQTGAPWFAEGLKEAIGQLEYPLHFMDFETVNPALPRFAGMRPYDPIPFQWSVHTRETADGPPEHHEFLAEDESDPRLLFLDSLLGIIGRDGHIVVYNRTFESQRLEDLARWVPEYAGRIGQVQARLWDLLDAVRKHVYHPRFRGSFSLKHVLPALIPDMTYAGMQVADGEEAGLTWEKMVRGQVSQQEKARLRNALLEYCSLDTLAMVRLLDYLTNAASSET; encoded by the coding sequence ATGCCGTCCAACGATCACTCCGCCGTCAGGCTCTCGAAATCCAGATTCATGGCCGGCGTCCAGTGCCTGAAGCGCCTGTATTTTCAGGTGCATCGTCCTGAGCTCGCTGCCCAGCCGGAGGAGTCTGCGTTGGCCACCCTCCAACAGGGGCAGCAGGTCGGCGAATTGGCGAGAGAGGCATTCCCCGGTGGCGTACTGGTCGAGGCAGACAAACTAAATCTTCCCGAAGCTGTCACGCGGACTGCGCAACTCATCGCCGACCGGGACGTCAAAACCATCTTTGAGGGAACCTTCAGGCAGGACGATATTGTTGTCCGGACGGATATTCTGGCACGAGGGCCGCAAGGCGGATGGCGCCTGGTGGAAGTGAAAGCCTCGACCGAGATTAAGAAACACCACCCTTACGACGTCAGCATCCAGCAATACGTCCTGAACGCTTCCCGCCTGGAGATTAGTCCCTGCCTCATGCACGTGAATCGGGAATATGTCTATGACGGGCAGAAGTATGACCTCGAAAGGCTCTTCACGATTCGGAACATGGGGCCGGAAGTGGAGAAGTTGCGAGCGAAACTGCCGGAACTGATCAGGCAGCAGCGCGCGGTCCTTTCCCGGCCCGATCCTCCGGAAATTGCGCCGGGCCGTCACTGTGAAGATCCCATTCGGTGCGAATTTTACGACCACTGCAATCCCGAGTTACCGGATGACCACGTCCAATTGCTGCCCGCCATCTCAGCAACGCGGCTCAATCAACTGGCCGCCAGGGGCATCACTTCCGTCCATGAGATTCCTGCAGATTTCCCCCTCAGCGCGCGGCAACGCCGCGCCTGCCATTGTGTCCAGACCGGCGCGCCATGGTTCGCCGAAGGCTTGAAAGAAGCGATTGGCCAATTAGAGTATCCACTCCACTTTATGGATTTCGAAACGGTGAATCCGGCCCTGCCGCGATTCGCCGGCATGCGGCCTTACGACCCGATTCCCTTCCAGTGGTCTGTTCACACCAGAGAAACGGCTGACGGCCCGCCGGAGCATCACGAATTCCTTGCCGAGGACGAGAGCGATCCCAGATTGCTATTCCTCGATTCACTGCTGGGAATCATTGGACGGGACGGCCACATCGTCGTCTATAACCGTACCTTCGAATCCCAGCGCCTGGAGGACCTCGCCCGTTGGGTTCCTGAATACGCCGGCCGGATTGGCCAGGTCCAGGCAAGGCTCTGGGACCTGCTGGATGCCGTCCGAAAGCATGTCTATCATCCACGTTTCAGGGGTTCGTTTTCCCTCAAGCACGTTTTACCGGCGCTGATTCCTGATATGACGTATGCCGGAATGCAAGTGGCGGACGGCGAGGAGGCCGGGCTGACTTGGGAGAAAATGGTCCGCGGCCAGGTGAGCCAGCAGGAAAAGGCAAGGCTTCGCAACGCTCTGCTGGAATACTGCAGCCTGGATACACTTGCCATGGTTCGGCTGCTGGATTACCTGACGAATGCTGCCTCCAGCGAAACGTAG
- the mutY gene encoding A/G-specific adenine glycosylase — protein sequence MEPLSSAHAAAARRSLLRWYRRQSRALPWRTSRSPYMVWLSEVMLQQTQIETVIPFYQRFLREFPSVEHLARAPLERVLELWSGLGYYRRARNLHRAAQELMEKHQGQFPAEMAQARTLPGVGDYTARAVLSIAYNQPFAVLDGNVARVMARVLALRGSLPQPEFRRKVEKGLVLLLSRRSPGNFNQAMMELGQTICLPRSPRCSICPVQRWCRGFKVRRPETFPDAKLRRKAEEWHMAVAILHKNRRVMLVRGLDDGLLDDLWNFPSALGKSSLEALRLLREKLNSLLGATPSLRGPSYELRHHITYRSIQVFVYKGFLPGNAPEERSRWIEPRLVERAAVSQLTRKIARKIDARRS from the coding sequence ATGGAACCGCTTTCCTCCGCCCACGCCGCTGCCGCTCGACGTTCTCTGCTGCGCTGGTACCGGCGCCAGTCCCGAGCCCTTCCGTGGCGCACGTCCAGGTCTCCCTACATGGTTTGGCTGTCAGAGGTGATGCTCCAGCAGACGCAGATCGAAACCGTCATTCCTTTTTACCAACGATTTCTTCGCGAATTCCCCAGCGTTGAGCATCTGGCAAGAGCACCGCTGGAACGGGTCCTGGAACTCTGGTCAGGCCTGGGCTATTATCGTCGCGCCCGCAATCTGCACCGGGCGGCACAAGAGCTGATGGAAAAGCATCAAGGGCAATTTCCTGCGGAAATGGCGCAAGCACGGACCCTTCCCGGAGTGGGCGATTACACGGCGCGGGCAGTGCTGAGCATCGCCTACAACCAGCCCTTTGCGGTGCTCGACGGGAATGTGGCACGGGTAATGGCGAGAGTGCTGGCGCTCCGCGGCAGCCTGCCTCAACCAGAATTTCGCCGGAAAGTCGAGAAGGGGCTCGTCCTGCTCTTGTCCCGGCGGAGTCCCGGCAATTTCAACCAAGCTATGATGGAGTTAGGGCAAACCATCTGCCTGCCACGGTCGCCGCGGTGTTCCATATGCCCGGTGCAGCGGTGGTGCAGGGGGTTCAAGGTTCGCAGACCAGAAACTTTTCCTGATGCCAAGCTCCGCCGAAAAGCTGAAGAGTGGCACATGGCGGTTGCTATTCTTCATAAAAATCGACGGGTTATGCTGGTCCGCGGTCTCGATGACGGCCTGCTGGACGACCTGTGGAATTTCCCTTCCGCCCTAGGAAAATCCAGCCTCGAAGCTCTGAGGCTCCTTAGGGAAAAATTGAACAGCTTGCTGGGCGCCACCCCTTCATTAAGAGGACCCTCATACGAGCTTCGGCACCACATTACCTATCGATCCATCCAAGTCTTTGTCTACAAAGGCTTTCTTCCAGGAAACGCGCCTGAAGAGCGGTCCCGCTGGATCGAGCCACGCCTGGTGGAACGTGCGGCGGTCTCCCAGTTGACGCGCAAGATTGCCCGGAAGATTGATGCCCGCCGGAGCTAG
- a CDS encoding HNH endonuclease, whose protein sequence is MAAASESLLQAPVLVLNATYEPINVTAARRAIVLVLKGNAITEEENGGYLHSARVEFRIPSVIRLTEFRRIPHQSRPLSRKNILIRDRYTCQFCCKILPAAELTLDHIIPRSRGGHSDWDNLVACCHTCNSRKGDRLPEEAGLTLRRQPRPFTLHTSRHIMRMLGRADQRWRKYLFY, encoded by the coding sequence ATGGCGGCCGCCAGTGAAAGCCTGTTGCAGGCGCCTGTTCTCGTGCTGAACGCGACCTATGAGCCCATCAACGTGACTGCGGCCAGGCGCGCCATTGTGCTTGTCCTCAAAGGCAACGCGATTACCGAGGAAGAGAACGGCGGCTATCTGCACTCGGCGCGGGTTGAGTTCCGGATACCTTCCGTTATCCGGCTCACCGAGTTCCGGCGTATTCCCCATCAGTCGCGTCCGCTTTCGCGCAAGAACATTCTGATTCGTGACCGCTACACGTGCCAGTTCTGCTGCAAAATTTTGCCGGCTGCCGAATTGACCCTCGATCACATCATCCCGCGATCCAGGGGCGGCCACTCCGACTGGGACAATCTTGTGGCCTGCTGCCACACCTGTAACAGCCGGAAGGGTGATCGGTTGCCTGAAGAGGCGGGGCTCACATTGCGACGCCAGCCGCGGCCCTTCACGCTGCACACCAGCCGCCACATCATGCGGATGCTCGGCCGCGCAGACCAGCGCTGGCGGAAGTATCTCTTTTACTGA
- a CDS encoding YMGG-like glycine zipper-containing protein, whose product MNFFKTRNFWAAAITVCFLVPLLHADSIKFKNGQTVQGKYLGGTDSQVTFYTNNQLMHYAIADIDSIVFGGPAATPSAAAPAVAPAPVIKEAAAPAQTASTTSGANVLVPAGTHIVVRMIDGINSDQNKVGDTFQASLEDPLIVDSTQVAAKGTTVYGKLEQVKSAGRIQGQSELRLVLTGIMLNGSTHNIVTGDYEVQGSSRGHQTAKRAGIGALAGGVIGAIAGGGKGAAIGAGVGAGAGTAVSVMTHGQQVHVPSETVLDFTLEQPVQLPISNG is encoded by the coding sequence ATGAACTTTTTCAAGACACGAAACTTCTGGGCGGCGGCAATCACTGTTTGCTTCCTCGTCCCTCTCTTGCACGCCGACAGTATAAAGTTCAAGAACGGCCAGACCGTCCAAGGCAAATACCTGGGTGGCACGGACTCTCAAGTGACCTTCTACACGAACAATCAGCTCATGCACTATGCGATTGCTGATATCGATTCTATAGTATTCGGCGGGCCTGCGGCTACTCCCTCGGCGGCAGCGCCCGCGGTCGCGCCCGCTCCTGTCATTAAGGAAGCTGCAGCACCCGCTCAAACGGCCAGCACGACATCCGGCGCGAACGTTCTGGTTCCTGCCGGGACGCACATCGTGGTGCGGATGATTGATGGTATCAATTCGGACCAGAACAAGGTCGGCGACACTTTTCAGGCAAGCCTCGAAGATCCGCTCATCGTAGACTCCACGCAAGTTGCGGCCAAAGGGACCACGGTTTATGGGAAGCTGGAGCAGGTGAAATCAGCGGGACGCATCCAGGGGCAATCTGAGCTTCGCCTGGTGCTTACTGGCATCATGTTGAATGGCTCAACCCACAACATCGTGACAGGTGATTATGAGGTTCAAGGAAGCTCTCGCGGCCACCAGACGGCCAAGCGGGCCGGGATTGGCGCGCTGGCCGGCGGGGTGATCGGGGCCATTGCTGGCGGCGGCAAAGGAGCCGCCATCGGCGCGGGTGTCGGCGCAGGCGCCGGCACAGCCGTTTCCGTAATGACGCACGGCCAGCAGGTCCACGTCCCGAGTGAAACTGTCCTGGACTTTACCTTGGAGCAGCCTGTGCAGCTCCCGATTTCGAATGGCTAG
- a CDS encoding glutaredoxin domain-containing protein: MIRIYTRCWCEDSAEAKKFLEQRHVPFEEIDIEKDPKACEFVMSVNEGKQRTPTFEIDGRTFHCSPFDERKLARELKLER; this comes from the coding sequence ATGATCCGGATTTATACGCGGTGCTGGTGTGAAGATTCCGCCGAAGCGAAAAAATTTCTCGAGCAGCGTCATGTGCCCTTCGAAGAGATCGACATTGAGAAGGACCCCAAGGCCTGCGAATTCGTCATGAGTGTAAATGAAGGCAAACAGCGGACCCCGACGTTCGAAATTGATGGCCGGACGTTCCACTGCTCGCCGTTTGATGAGCGGAAGCTTGCGCGGGAATTAAAGCTCGAAAGATGA
- a CDS encoding ComF family protein, protein MPSIPHRRRIVQELIDGLFAVVFPTTCSICSGEVADAGGLGVCRKCWSGVEPWEGISCERCGLPIASERAADAAQVLCGACVANGPPFDLARAFGVYRGNLRLLILQLKFRRRESLGRRLGALLADACVKIPGAINGESRLIVPVPLFHSRERERGYNQARLLAEGLKHSLHRTPAGKRLAVATGMLVRTRATLPQAGLGFQARSENVRNAFAVAKPELITGRQVILVDDVMTTGATLSACASVLKKQGAAKVYAVAMARATPQFPDTTGLPQPGGVDEAGRDWT, encoded by the coding sequence TTGCCTTCCATTCCGCATCGGCGTCGCATTGTTCAAGAACTGATCGACGGTCTCTTCGCAGTTGTTTTCCCCACAACGTGCTCCATCTGCAGCGGTGAAGTTGCTGATGCCGGCGGCCTGGGTGTGTGCCGCAAGTGCTGGTCCGGGGTAGAGCCTTGGGAAGGAATCTCGTGTGAGCGGTGCGGGCTTCCCATCGCGTCCGAGCGGGCCGCCGACGCTGCCCAGGTGCTTTGCGGCGCCTGCGTCGCCAACGGTCCTCCTTTCGATCTTGCCCGCGCTTTTGGAGTTTATCGCGGAAACCTCCGGTTGCTGATCCTCCAGTTGAAGTTCCGGCGCCGGGAGAGTCTGGGCAGAAGGTTGGGCGCGCTGCTTGCAGATGCCTGCGTAAAGATTCCTGGCGCAATCAACGGCGAATCTCGGCTCATCGTTCCGGTTCCGCTCTTCCATTCCCGCGAGCGTGAGCGTGGATACAACCAGGCCCGTCTGCTGGCAGAGGGATTAAAGCACAGTCTCCATCGAACACCGGCAGGAAAGAGGCTGGCAGTCGCCACCGGGATGCTGGTTCGCACTCGCGCGACGCTCCCCCAGGCCGGCCTGGGATTCCAGGCCCGCAGCGAAAACGTTCGCAACGCCTTTGCGGTGGCGAAGCCGGAGCTGATAACAGGCCGTCAGGTAATTCTGGTGGACGACGTGATGACCACAGGCGCCACGCTGTCGGCCTGCGCGTCCGTGCTAAAGAAGCAGGGCGCTGCAAAAGTCTATGCCGTGGCGATGGCGCGTGCGACGCCACAATTCCCGGACACGACAGGCTTACCCCAGCCGGGAGGTGTTGACGAAGCTGGCCGTGACTGGACATAA
- a CDS encoding TraR/DksA family transcriptional regulator: MDKRKVEHYRKQLLAKQEEIRRMVVRSDHDGREADIEITQDLADRAANSYTKEFLFHQSNDNRRILQLIQEALRRADDGSYGFCVECQKDVQIKRLDAVPWARHCIECQEKQEKGLL, from the coding sequence ATGGATAAGCGGAAAGTCGAACACTATCGGAAGCAGTTGCTGGCCAAGCAGGAAGAAATTCGCCGAATGGTTGTCAGGTCAGACCATGACGGCCGCGAGGCAGACATCGAGATCACACAGGACCTTGCCGACCGCGCGGCGAATTCGTACACCAAAGAATTTCTTTTCCATCAAAGCAACGATAACCGGCGGATATTGCAGCTTATCCAGGAAGCCCTCCGGCGGGCCGATGATGGCTCGTACGGGTTTTGCGTGGAATGCCAGAAGGACGTCCAGATCAAGCGCCTGGATGCTGTTCCATGGGCCCGCCACTGCATTGAATGTCAGGAAAAGCAGGAGAAGGGCCTGCTGTAA